One segment of Clostridia bacterium DNA contains the following:
- the mnmE gene encoding tRNA uridine-5-carboxymethylaminomethyl(34) synthesis GTPase MnmE, producing MSIITQNNDVIAAIATPRGNAAIAVIRVSGEGAIALCDGVFAPKAGGPLASRRGWTCALGEIRDGSETVDTVVATVYRAPKSYTGEDCVEFACHGGVFVTERVLETLLKAGARQARGGEFSKRAFLNGRLGLTEAESVMSVVSARSAEALKLANRQAGGALDRGLRELRDAANEILIHISAEADFPEEEIPELPRGEAVDKLFDLSDRCLKLAGTYEGGLALTEGVDAVIAGRANVGKSTLMNLLAGRERSIVSDVPGTTRDVVESAVVCGGVLLKLADTAGLRDAPEEIERRGVELANARLDAASLVIAVFDGSEELKDEDFSLLKRAPQIAVINKCDKPRRIDASPIEDECAFVVEMCAKTGRGLDALAEAVRAVTGADDFDDADGWCASLHQRGCLRKAGEGLAAAGLALKRGFEADIAAVDLREAVSALDECAGRNVADDVIDGIFSTFCVGK from the coding sequence ATGTCAATTATCACGCAAAACAACGACGTCATCGCCGCGATCGCGACACCGCGAGGGAACGCGGCGATCGCCGTTATACGCGTAAGCGGCGAAGGCGCGATCGCGCTCTGCGACGGCGTTTTCGCGCCGAAGGCGGGCGGCCCGCTCGCTTCGCGGAGGGGCTGGACCTGCGCGCTCGGCGAAATACGCGACGGCAGCGAGACCGTCGACACCGTCGTGGCGACCGTCTACCGCGCGCCGAAGTCCTACACCGGCGAGGACTGCGTAGAATTCGCCTGCCACGGCGGCGTTTTCGTCACCGAGCGGGTGCTCGAAACGCTGCTCAAGGCGGGCGCGAGGCAGGCGAGGGGCGGCGAATTCTCCAAGCGCGCCTTCCTCAACGGGCGGCTCGGGCTGACCGAGGCGGAATCCGTCATGAGCGTCGTTTCCGCGCGCTCCGCGGAGGCGCTGAAGCTCGCCAACAGGCAGGCCGGAGGCGCGCTCGACCGCGGTCTGCGCGAGCTTCGCGACGCCGCGAACGAAATCCTGATACACATATCCGCGGAGGCGGATTTTCCCGAGGAGGAGATACCCGAACTGCCGCGCGGCGAGGCGGTCGATAAGCTTTTCGACCTCTCCGACCGCTGTCTGAAGCTCGCCGGCACATACGAGGGCGGGCTGGCGCTCACCGAGGGCGTCGACGCGGTCATCGCGGGGCGCGCCAACGTCGGCAAGTCCACGCTGATGAACCTCCTCGCCGGGCGCGAACGCAGCATAGTTTCCGACGTCCCCGGCACGACGCGCGACGTGGTGGAAAGCGCCGTAGTATGCGGCGGCGTGCTGCTGAAGCTCGCCGATACCGCCGGGCTCCGCGACGCGCCGGAGGAAATCGAGCGCAGGGGAGTCGAGCTCGCGAACGCCCGGCTGGACGCCGCCTCGCTGGTCATCGCCGTCTTCGACGGCTCGGAGGAGCTCAAGGACGAGGACTTCTCATTATTGAAGAGAGCGCCGCAGATCGCGGTAATAAACAAGTGCGACAAGCCGCGCAGGATAGACGCTTCGCCGATAGAGGACGAATGCGCCTTCGTCGTGGAGATGTGCGCGAAGACGGGGCGGGGCCTCGACGCCCTCGCGGAGGCCGTCCGCGCGGTCACCGGCGCGGACGATTTCGACGACGCGGACGGGTGGTGCGCCTCCCTGCACCAGCGCGGCTGCCTGCGGAAGGCGGGCGAGGGGCTCGCCGCGGCGGGACTTGCGCTGAAGCGCGGCTTCGAGGCGGATATCGCCGCCGTCGACCTGCGCGAAGCTGTCTCCGCGCTCGACGAGTGCGCCGGCAGGAACGTCGCCGACGACGTGATAGACGGGATATTCAGCACGTTCTGCGTGGGAAAGTAG